Proteins from a single region of Pyxidicoccus trucidator:
- a CDS encoding double-CXXCG motif protein, which produces MSRFFWLREDKAVAAGFDATHKWRLPGVRCHTCGATWASAGHQYPAVDLSQMPERREFEVARPEPFREFARLRELVRPLAPPNAPLPPGTHLGPLVGLASGEFGPFTSLGDVLWVIRRHALERLQAEGVRGLLGCRTELRFRQKNPPELLELQIEPHGRLHPDCIPPDVPPPCPTCGWVYFRLPDEPILDAASLPPELDLFRVGDYSTVIVGTERFMEAVRRLEPGGITFHELPTR; this is translated from the coding sequence ATGAGCCGGTTCTTTTGGCTGCGCGAGGATAAGGCGGTAGCGGCTGGCTTCGACGCCACCCACAAGTGGCGTCTGCCCGGCGTGCGGTGCCACACGTGCGGCGCCACGTGGGCGAGTGCAGGGCACCAGTATCCCGCTGTGGACCTGTCGCAGATGCCGGAGCGCCGCGAGTTCGAGGTGGCCCGACCCGAGCCATTTCGTGAGTTCGCGCGCCTGCGGGAGCTGGTGCGCCCCCTGGCGCCGCCCAATGCTCCGTTGCCGCCCGGCACACACTTGGGTCCCCTGGTGGGCCTTGCCTCCGGGGAGTTCGGCCCGTTCACGTCCCTGGGTGACGTGCTTTGGGTGATTCGTCGGCATGCGCTGGAGCGCCTCCAGGCGGAAGGCGTGAGGGGGCTGTTGGGTTGCCGGACGGAGCTGCGGTTCCGGCAGAAGAACCCGCCTGAGCTGCTGGAGCTTCAGATAGAGCCGCACGGTCGCCTTCACCCGGACTGCATTCCCCCGGACGTGCCTCCGCCGTGCCCGACCTGCGGCTGGGTGTATTTCCGGCTGCCGGATGAACCCATTCTGGACGCGGCGTCCCTGCCCCCGGAACTGGACCTGTTCCGGGTGGGTGACTACTCGACGGTAATCGTGGGTACCGAGCGGTTCATGGAGGCCGTGCGCCGCCTGGAGCC